Within Roseibium sp. HPY-6, the genomic segment GAAAGGCACCGAAAGCAGTCACCTCGAGCGCAGCGAGAACGTCGCTCGGATCAAGCTCTGCGATCGGGCCACGCGTTCGTCCGCTGGCATTGTAGATCACGACATCCGGGGTCAGTCCGTCTGCATCCAGCTCCGCAAAAAGCGTCTCGACACTTTCTGCCTTGGTCGCATCACATGCGTAGGCGCGCGCACCGCATTCCTGACAAATGTCGGCAAGCTTGTCGGCATTGCGTGCCGCTAGTGAGACTTTATAGCCCGCAGTAGAATAAACCCGAGCAAGCGATGCGCTCAGACCCGAACCGGCTCCGACAATCAATGCGTTTCCTGTCATGAGGATGCTCCCGATGGCTGACTGTCTTTGGGTATAGTGCGCAACCGGGCAGCAACCAGTAACGTGTTGTTGTCCTGCACAGCCCTTAAGCTGATCGAAGCTCTCAGGGCTTACGCGGTTCTTCAGACGGCAGCCCCAGGTCGGAAGCCCTCAGTTGAATTCAGGATGTTTCCGCGTCTTCACCGGTGTCCGGTTTGACCTGATCGATCCAGTTCTGAAGATTGTAGTAGGTCGTGATGCGCGCGATCTGCCCGTTACGGATCTCAAAGAAACTGCCGGCAGGCAGATCATAGGTCTGACCCTCCGCCGCGGGAAGACCTTCGTCCGTGTTGATATAGGTTCCGTGAACAATGAATTCGGCCGCGGCGCGCGTGCCTTCCTCATTGACGAAAAGGACGATATCCGACAGGCGTTCCTTGTAGCAGCGGCTCATGTGAACG encodes:
- a CDS encoding ketosteroid isomerase-related protein; protein product: MPNKQSRFLIDTYFAAFNAGDTKKMESLVTEDLIHDVNQGERRVGKDKFWSFNVHMSRCYKERLSDIVLFVNEEGTRAAAEFIVHGTYINTDEGLPAAEGQTYDLPAGSFFEIRNGQIARITTYYNLQNWIDQVKPDTGEDAETS